The following coding sequences lie in one Thermodesulforhabdaceae bacterium genomic window:
- a CDS encoding ABC transporter ATP-binding protein: MLLIEDLQVELAGRIILRHIDMEIKPGETHVLFGPNGSGKTSLLMTIMGYPQYKVLGGRIIFKGVDITNLPINERAKLGIGMSFQRPPTIRGLKTKQMVKICAGEKENVDVEALARAVNFHNFLDRDVNDGFSGGEIKRCELLQLMAQDPDFMLFDEPESGVDLENMELIGKTIARLLGQSIIPRSEKSLIQQKRERTKMGLIITHTGHILDYVHATKGQVLFDGVMSCVENPREILRCIREVGYEECVRCIIGNNSEKKH; this comes from the coding sequence ATGTTACTTATCGAAGATCTTCAGGTAGAGTTAGCGGGAAGAATAATCCTCCGGCACATAGACATGGAGATCAAGCCGGGGGAGACACATGTGCTTTTCGGCCCCAACGGATCGGGAAAAACCTCTCTTCTTATGACTATTATGGGGTATCCACAATACAAAGTGCTTGGCGGCAGGATTATATTCAAAGGGGTTGACATCACTAACCTGCCTATAAACGAAAGAGCAAAGCTAGGAATTGGGATGTCCTTCCAGAGACCTCCAACCATAAGGGGACTCAAGACCAAACAGATGGTCAAAATCTGTGCCGGAGAAAAGGAAAATGTGGACGTGGAAGCTCTGGCTCGAGCAGTAAACTTCCACAATTTTCTGGATCGAGATGTAAATGATGGCTTTTCTGGTGGAGAGATCAAGCGGTGTGAACTTCTCCAATTAATGGCTCAGGATCCCGATTTTATGTTGTTTGATGAACCTGAATCGGGCGTTGATCTAGAAAATATGGAACTTATTGGAAAAACTATAGCAAGACTCCTAGGGCAGTCCATCATCCCCAGATCGGAGAAAAGCCTCATTCAGCAGAAACGTGAACGGACAAAAATGGGGCTCATTATTACTCACACGGGCCATATTCTGGATTACGTCCATGCCACAAAAGGACAAGTGCTTTTTGATGGAGTTATGAGTTGTGTAGAAAATCCAAGAGAAATACTTAGATGCATAAGAGAAGTAGGATACGAGGAATGTGTGCGATGCATAATAGGGAACAATTCAGAGAAAAAGCACTAA
- a CDS encoding radical SAM/SPASM domain-containing protein, whose protein sequence is MKISYYLEDKPIGWVEKARRFIFERKLPMWDFPRNIQIQTIAACNAHCIFCPHGKTNNPLTRGSMDWDLYRTIIDEITKYRVFRISPYLMNEPLLDKEIGERIRYISSRKRFPTYTKINTNASLLTEEMSRDLLDSGLDVLTCSVHGIVKEKYEQTMVGLKLEEVLEKIDRFLELKKKFRKKKPELRITMIRTKLIEPDIEKIKEYWKKRNVRVAIRPMSNRAHESISSLSINARPLMPFTWYHRLFEQIYINVKGQLLICCNDWEQTTVLGDLTKQSIYEAWRGEPYMEVRRRFLRGQVKGMLCENCLMQPE, encoded by the coding sequence ATGAAAATCAGCTATTACCTTGAAGATAAGCCCATTGGATGGGTTGAAAAAGCCAGGCGTTTTATTTTTGAAAGAAAACTCCCCATGTGGGATTTTCCAAGAAACATTCAGATTCAGACTATCGCAGCCTGTAACGCTCACTGTATCTTTTGCCCTCACGGTAAGACCAATAATCCTCTCACCAGAGGTTCTATGGATTGGGATCTTTATAGAACCATCATTGACGAAATAACAAAATACAGAGTCTTCAGAATAAGCCCATACCTTATGAATGAACCTCTTCTCGACAAAGAAATTGGGGAAAGGATCAGATATATCTCATCCCGAAAGCGCTTCCCCACCTATACAAAAATTAACACCAATGCAAGCCTTCTCACGGAAGAAATGTCTCGAGACTTGCTGGATTCAGGACTAGACGTGCTTACCTGTAGTGTGCACGGCATCGTTAAAGAAAAATACGAACAAACCATGGTAGGTCTAAAACTTGAGGAAGTTCTTGAAAAAATTGACCGGTTCTTAGAATTAAAGAAAAAGTTCCGGAAGAAAAAGCCAGAACTTAGGATAACCATGATAAGAACAAAGCTCATAGAACCAGATATAGAGAAAATCAAAGAATACTGGAAAAAGAGAAATGTTCGAGTAGCCATTCGTCCTATGAGCAACCGCGCTCATGAGAGTATCTCTTCACTTTCTATCAATGCTCGCCCGCTTATGCCCTTTACCTGGTATCACAGGCTCTTTGAGCAAATTTACATAAACGTTAAGGGACAGCTTCTTATTTGCTGTAACGATTGGGAACAGACAACTGTTCTGGGAGATTTAACCAAACAATCCATCTACGAAGCCTGGCGCGGGGAACCTTATATGGAAGTAAGAAGAAGGTTCTTAAGAGGGCAAGTCAAAGGCATGCTCTGCGAAAACTGTTTAATGCAACCAGAATGA
- a CDS encoding cytochrome c biogenesis protein ResB — protein MKQILNSCYRFLTSLRCAVIILLLLAVASILGTLLPQGMTEEGILALYGETSLKARVIILLGLTDLYHSLWFQALIGILAVNISLCTAERFPKTLKLWSHEDKDLHPERLRKFSNFSEFTSQKNLDEVTSQLKNFFNINRWKTLKEINREQRWAGVFTKGQVFLFSVYGVHASVLLILIGAFAGSVLGFKGTMAILEGDSTSVVNLLRKDKIMILPFEIRCDRFYIQFYPDGTPSEYVSEVTILEDGKEVRKAAIKVNDPLTYRDVSFYQATYGTIIKRAIVNFTDERTNEEIKLELTTESEEVIPGKNAVVQLMDYREEFGGFGPAIAIGMLEEGKEPQASWILVKHPNFHGNRIGDYRVAVLDVEPTYYTGLQVKRDPGVWLVLIGFLGLVVFILATFYGRATKVWCVVEETGNSTKIHVAMKSNKSGLTDENFSNFCIGIEKIL, from the coding sequence ATGAAGCAGATTTTGAACAGTTGCTATCGCTTTCTGACATCTCTTCGGTGTGCCGTAATAATCCTGCTTTTGCTTGCAGTAGCATCCATTCTTGGAACTCTTCTTCCTCAGGGTATGACAGAAGAAGGAATCTTGGCTCTCTACGGAGAAACATCCTTAAAAGCCCGAGTAATTATTCTGCTCGGGCTTACTGATCTTTATCATTCCTTATGGTTCCAGGCCCTTATCGGAATTCTCGCTGTTAACATATCTCTTTGCACCGCCGAGCGCTTTCCAAAAACTCTTAAACTTTGGAGCCACGAAGATAAAGACCTTCATCCCGAAAGGCTAAGAAAATTTAGTAACTTCTCAGAATTTACCAGCCAGAAAAATCTCGACGAAGTCACATCTCAACTGAAAAATTTTTTCAATATCAACCGCTGGAAAACGCTAAAGGAGATCAATCGAGAGCAAAGATGGGCTGGGGTCTTTACTAAAGGCCAAGTTTTTTTGTTTTCCGTTTATGGCGTCCATGCTTCCGTCCTTTTAATTTTAATTGGAGCTTTTGCAGGATCCGTTCTCGGCTTTAAGGGCACAATGGCTATCCTTGAAGGTGATTCAACCAGCGTTGTAAATCTCTTGCGTAAAGACAAAATAATGATACTTCCCTTTGAAATACGGTGCGACAGATTTTACATACAGTTCTACCCGGATGGAACGCCAAGCGAATATGTTTCCGAAGTGACCATTCTTGAAGATGGGAAAGAAGTCAGGAAAGCGGCTATTAAAGTCAATGATCCTCTTACCTACCGAGATGTCAGTTTTTACCAGGCTACGTATGGAACTATCATCAAGCGAGCTATTGTTAACTTCACTGATGAAAGAACTAACGAGGAGATAAAACTTGAACTAACCACAGAAAGCGAAGAAGTCATTCCTGGCAAAAATGCAGTTGTTCAGCTTATGGATTATCGAGAAGAATTTGGAGGATTTGGACCTGCTATAGCAATAGGAATGCTTGAAGAAGGAAAAGAGCCTCAAGCAAGCTGGATTCTAGTAAAACATCCAAACTTTCATGGTAACCGAATCGGAGATTACAGAGTGGCCGTCCTGGACGTTGAACCAACATATTATACAGGCTTACAGGTAAAGCGAGACCCAGGTGTGTGGCTTGTGCTGATAGGTTTCTTAGGGTTGGTGGTTTTCATTCTGGCAACATTTTATGGAAGGGCCACAAAGGTCTGGTGCGTCGTGGAGGAGACAGGGAACAGCACGAAAATTCATGTTGCTATGAAAAGCAACAAAAGCGGTTTGACTGATGAAAATTTTTCAAATTTTTGTATCGGCATTGAAAAAATCCTATAA
- the tatC gene encoding twin-arginine translocase subunit TatC gives MSVKKPEDKTPFLEHLEELRIRLIRCFLAIGVGFIICYSFKEQILKILVLPLLKALPSEHSQHLIYTAPQEAFLVYMKVSFIAGIFLAMPVIVFEFWRFVAPGLYEHEKKYLFPIVMVSIFFFASGVAFAYFVALPFGFMFFTSFASEYVMPFISTREFLSFTMKLLFSFGLIFELPVIVFFMARLGIIQSEILKRYRRYAVLIIFIVAAIITPPDAFSQIITAIPLLVLYELSVWVAHAFGKKPPQEKASSEETPVKKDN, from the coding sequence ATGTCAGTAAAGAAACCTGAAGATAAGACCCCCTTTTTAGAACATCTGGAAGAACTTAGAATTCGCCTTATCCGATGCTTCCTGGCAATAGGTGTAGGTTTTATTATTTGCTATTCCTTCAAAGAACAAATTCTTAAAATACTCGTCCTTCCTCTATTAAAAGCTCTTCCATCCGAACATTCCCAGCATCTCATCTATACCGCCCCACAGGAAGCTTTTCTAGTTTACATGAAGGTATCTTTTATCGCCGGTATATTTCTGGCTATGCCGGTCATAGTCTTTGAATTCTGGCGATTTGTAGCTCCTGGGCTATACGAACATGAGAAAAAATACCTCTTCCCGATTGTTATGGTTTCGATATTTTTCTTCGCAAGCGGTGTAGCCTTTGCTTATTTCGTGGCTCTACCTTTTGGCTTTATGTTTTTTACTTCTTTTGCTTCAGAATACGTCATGCCCTTCATTTCAACTCGAGAATTCCTCTCTTTTACAATGAAGCTTCTCTTCTCCTTTGGACTCATATTCGAACTTCCTGTAATCGTCTTCTTCATGGCAAGATTGGGAATAATCCAGAGCGAAATACTTAAACGATACCGTCGCTATGCCGTTCTAATCATCTTCATTGTCGCTGCCATTATTACGCCGCCGGATGCCTTTTCCCAGATCATAACGGCGATTCCTCTTCTGGTCTTATACGAACTGAGTGTGTGGGTTGCACATGCTTTTGGCAAAAAACCGCCACAAGAAAAAGCATCGAGTGAGGAAACACCAGTCAAAAAAGATAACTGA
- a CDS encoding XTP/dITP diphosphatase, giving the protein MKEPIILVVATRNQGKTREIRSLLKDFPVELKDLNDFGPIPEPVEDGSTFEENAYKKASFTAKVLGLPALADDSGLEVEALGGAPGVWSARYAGPNATDEENNRKLLMEMAGVKNRRARFCCVISIAVPTGFALTYEGYCEGEILEEPRGTQGFGYDPLFFYPPLGKTFAEMTIEEKSSVSHRGRALRELQKEFDKVLIWIRQRLEEERRMLGYGHEEKHNC; this is encoded by the coding sequence ATGAAAGAACCGATCATTCTTGTTGTAGCCACAAGAAATCAAGGAAAGACAAGGGAAATTAGATCGCTTCTGAAAGACTTTCCTGTCGAACTGAAAGATCTAAACGATTTTGGACCCATCCCTGAACCAGTTGAAGATGGATCAACCTTTGAAGAAAACGCATACAAAAAGGCGTCGTTTACTGCAAAGGTTCTGGGACTTCCGGCTTTAGCAGATGACTCCGGTTTAGAAGTGGAAGCTCTTGGTGGAGCACCCGGTGTGTGGTCCGCCCGCTATGCAGGTCCCAATGCAACCGACGAGGAAAACAACCGCAAGTTACTGATGGAAATGGCCGGCGTAAAAAATCGTAGGGCAAGATTCTGCTGTGTAATTTCAATCGCTGTGCCCACGGGTTTTGCTCTAACCTACGAAGGATACTGCGAAGGTGAAATACTTGAAGAACCTCGAGGAACCCAGGGATTCGGCTATGATCCTCTTTTTTTCTATCCACCCCTTGGAAAAACTTTTGCTGAAATGACAATAGAAGAAAAGAGTTCAGTAAGCCATCGAGGGAGAGCACTGAGAGAACTTCAAAAAGAATTTGACAAAGTGCTTATCTGGATCCGCCAGCGGCTGGAAGAAGAACGCCGTATGCTCGGATACGGGCACGAAGAAAAACACAATTGTTAA
- the ccsB gene encoding c-type cytochrome biogenesis protein CcsB, which translates to MNSSFILSLTTYGWLICSILYMGLLVFRRIFFGKLAVIGSIIVLIAQLAGMMLRWKESYDLGIGHIPLSNLYESLVFGSWSIMFVYLLFLRKWRIIEIGIIPSLLAFLAMAYASFSPNVESRIQPLIPALKSNWLTAHVITCFLGYAAFAVSFGASMAYIVKTKYEDRGLFKFIPDAKNLDKFNHQVIIFGFLWLTIGILTGAVWANSAWGSYWSWDPKETWSLITWLVYAAILHARSLQNWSSRRIAILSVVGFGCVLFTYFGVNFWLSGLHSYGSR; encoded by the coding sequence ATGAATAGTTCCTTCATCTTGAGCCTTACAACTTATGGGTGGCTTATTTGTAGCATCCTTTACATGGGACTGCTGGTCTTCAGACGCATTTTTTTTGGAAAGCTTGCCGTAATTGGATCTATCATAGTGCTGATTGCCCAGTTAGCAGGCATGATGCTCAGATGGAAGGAATCCTACGATTTAGGTATTGGTCATATCCCTCTTTCAAACCTTTATGAATCTCTTGTTTTTGGCTCATGGTCGATTATGTTCGTGTATCTCCTGTTTTTACGCAAATGGCGGATAATCGAAATCGGAATTATTCCTTCTTTACTGGCTTTTCTCGCAATGGCCTATGCATCTTTTTCACCTAACGTGGAAAGCCGCATACAACCGCTTATACCGGCTCTCAAAAGCAACTGGCTTACTGCTCATGTAATTACCTGCTTTCTCGGCTACGCTGCCTTTGCGGTCTCCTTCGGTGCAAGTATGGCATATATTGTCAAAACAAAATACGAAGATCGTGGGCTTTTCAAATTTATTCCGGATGCAAAAAACCTAGATAAGTTCAACCACCAGGTCATCATTTTTGGTTTTCTATGGCTAACAATAGGAATTCTTACAGGAGCCGTCTGGGCTAATAGCGCATGGGGAAGCTACTGGAGCTGGGACCCTAAGGAAACATGGTCTCTTATAACCTGGCTCGTTTATGCCGCTATCCTTCACGCTCGCTCTCTTCAAAACTGGTCCAGCCGCAGGATAGCCATCCTTTCAGTTGTTGGGTTCGGTTGTGTGCTCTTCACATACTTCGGGGTTAACTTTTGGCTAAGCGGTCTCCACTCTTACGGATCGAGGTAA
- a CDS encoding FAD/NAD(P)-binding protein, producing MVKNPYKPYPVKIDEIIVETDDRNLRTFHFKFLNPEDEAAFQYLPGQFAEISVPGQGEIPIGIASSPTEKGYLKFTVNKAGKVTTYLHNMKPGDIIGVRGPLGNWYPWDKLEGSNVVIIGGGFAFTTLRSSIVYMLDPANRPKFGNITVIYGARNPGLLLYKEELFDWERRDDIVMHITVDATNDPNWKYNVGFVPAITKEKAPSSENAYAIVCGPPIMIKFTLPVLRELGFAPDRIITSLEMRMKCGIGMCGRCNIGTEYVCKDGPVFTFEQLSHLPNEY from the coding sequence ATGGTGAAAAATCCATATAAACCCTATCCGGTAAAGATTGATGAGATCATCGTTGAAACCGATGACCGTAACCTTAGAACATTTCATTTTAAGTTTCTTAATCCGGAGGATGAGGCGGCTTTTCAATATCTCCCCGGGCAGTTTGCCGAAATTTCTGTGCCGGGACAGGGAGAAATCCCTATCGGGATTGCCAGTTCTCCTACTGAGAAAGGATACTTAAAATTTACAGTAAACAAGGCAGGGAAGGTAACAACCTATCTTCACAACATGAAACCAGGGGACATCATCGGAGTTAGAGGTCCTTTGGGGAATTGGTATCCCTGGGATAAACTTGAGGGCAGTAATGTTGTGATTATCGGTGGAGGCTTTGCTTTTACTACTTTACGGTCATCCATTGTTTATATGCTTGATCCTGCAAACCGCCCCAAGTTTGGCAATATTACTGTTATCTACGGTGCCAGAAATCCCGGACTTCTTCTTTACAAGGAAGAACTTTTTGACTGGGAACGTCGAGACGATATTGTAATGCACATAACGGTTGATGCCACTAACGATCCTAACTGGAAATATAATGTCGGATTTGTGCCTGCTATTACCAAAGAAAAAGCCCCCAGTTCTGAGAATGCCTATGCTATCGTGTGCGGTCCGCCAATTATGATCAAGTTTACGCTTCCCGTCTTGAGAGAACTAGGATTTGCTCCGGATCGCATCATTACAAGCCTTGAAATGAGGATGAAATGCGGGATCGGAATGTGTGGACGATGCAACATTGGCACCGAATATGTTTGCAAAGACGGACCCGTTTTTACCTTTGAACAGCTTTCACACCTGCCGAATGAGTATTAA
- a CDS encoding 4Fe-4S dicluster domain-containing protein produces the protein MYEYTEKIQEIAARLLQDKVVDGVIGFRKGTIPMVNNPVFIKHPEQVSQLYWDSWCGVNLANYLPKFQGKVGVVAKGCDSRSIVVLMMENQISRDQLYIIGVPCKGMLDRRKVWDAVGDRGRDVTDVHEKDGIITVAGKGFSLELDRNQYLQDNCAICTHRNPVLYDELIGEMVPEQEVDRYEDIRAIEALPSDKRWEHFQKLVESCIRCYACRNACPFCYCPQCFVDESKPQWLGKTIDPTDTLTFHLLRAFHMAGRCTDCGSCERACPMGIKVRMFTKKLEKDVKELYGYEAGVKLGERPPLDAYRPDDPQEFIK, from the coding sequence ATGTACGAATACACTGAGAAAATCCAAGAAATAGCAGCAAGACTTCTTCAGGATAAGGTTGTGGATGGGGTTATAGGCTTTCGTAAAGGCACCATCCCTATGGTTAATAATCCGGTTTTTATAAAGCATCCAGAGCAAGTGTCCCAACTCTACTGGGATAGCTGGTGTGGAGTTAACCTTGCCAATTACCTCCCAAAATTTCAGGGTAAGGTAGGGGTTGTTGCAAAGGGATGTGATAGCCGAAGTATTGTGGTGCTGATGATGGAAAACCAGATCTCCCGGGATCAGCTTTACATCATCGGTGTCCCTTGCAAAGGAATGCTCGATAGAAGAAAAGTATGGGATGCCGTGGGAGATCGTGGGCGAGATGTTACGGATGTTCATGAAAAAGACGGTATTATAACGGTAGCAGGGAAGGGATTCTCTCTGGAACTCGATCGTAACCAATACCTTCAGGATAATTGTGCTATTTGCACTCATCGAAATCCTGTTCTGTATGATGAGTTGATTGGGGAAATGGTGCCTGAACAGGAAGTGGATCGGTATGAAGATATTCGAGCCATCGAAGCTTTGCCGTCTGATAAAAGATGGGAACATTTCCAGAAGCTTGTGGAATCATGCATACGATGTTACGCCTGCCGGAATGCCTGTCCCTTCTGTTATTGTCCGCAGTGTTTTGTTGATGAATCTAAGCCGCAGTGGCTAGGAAAAACTATAGATCCAACGGATACCCTGACGTTCCATCTGCTTAGAGCTTTTCACATGGCTGGAAGATGCACTGACTGCGGATCTTGCGAACGAGCATGCCCCATGGGTATCAAGGTTAGAATGTTTACCAAGAAGCTGGAAAAGGATGTAAAAGAACTTTACGGTTATGAAGCAGGGGTGAAACTTGGAGAACGACCGCCCCTTGATGCTTATCGTCCTGATGATCCTCAGGAGTTCATTAAGTAA
- a CDS encoding hydrogenase iron-sulfur subunit, with protein sequence MTDWEPKIIALLCNWCSYGAADLAGVSRLKQPPYIRIVRVPCSGRINPKFILASLRRGADGVWVSGCHPGDCHYIEGNYYARRKFVLFKKFLEYVGIEPERLHFSWISSAEATKFAKVAEEVVEAVKSVGPARYLVKREVEVE encoded by the coding sequence ATGACCGATTGGGAACCTAAAATTATAGCTTTGCTGTGTAACTGGTGTTCCTATGGAGCGGCGGACCTTGCGGGCGTAAGCCGCCTTAAGCAGCCGCCCTATATCCGCATTGTTAGAGTGCCCTGTTCTGGGCGAATAAACCCCAAGTTCATCCTTGCATCCCTTCGGAGAGGAGCGGATGGAGTCTGGGTTTCCGGATGTCATCCCGGTGATTGTCATTACATCGAAGGAAATTACTATGCTCGACGCAAGTTCGTGCTTTTTAAGAAATTTCTTGAGTATGTTGGGATAGAACCTGAAAGGCTCCACTTTTCGTGGATTTCGTCCGCTGAAGCGACGAAATTTGCAAAGGTGGCGGAAGAAGTTGTAGAGGCTGTGAAAAGTGTGGGTCCGGCACGGTATCTGGTAAAAAGAGAAGTCGAGGTAGAGTGA
- a CDS encoding 4Fe-4S dicluster domain-containing protein — translation MSRLIRLTQEGLTEWLRKFSKTHRLYGPVWTGSYHEFKLLQDPKEIDWNYRNTRLSPKALFMPPAEKMFVFSMDPDDPEKAILKEAPKDFGPRIIVGIRPCDAYAMKLMDKNFITPQYQDPWWVKRREETILIGYGCTEPCSTCFCSSVGSDPFDTRGLDILVVNVDGGFAVSFVSERGKELLRNEPLGARALSGSEERALQDKMADSRSVMPRLWDEKAVATRPLLDIFNAPFWEDVQFSCINCGTCTFLCPTCWCFDIQDEVFKERGCRVRLWDSCMFPLFTLHASGHNPRSQKLQRVRQRFMHKLKYYVDKYRDGVACVGCGRCVQFCPVNIDIREVMRLMVSHCQCAL, via the coding sequence ATGAGCAGGCTAATAAGGTTGACTCAGGAAGGTTTGACCGAATGGCTTCGTAAGTTTAGTAAAACCCATCGTCTATACGGACCCGTATGGACGGGAAGTTATCACGAGTTCAAGTTGCTTCAGGATCCGAAAGAGATAGACTGGAATTACAGGAATACTCGGCTTTCTCCCAAGGCTCTCTTTATGCCTCCCGCCGAAAAGATGTTCGTTTTTTCCATGGATCCTGACGATCCCGAAAAAGCAATTCTTAAAGAAGCTCCAAAGGATTTTGGTCCTCGAATTATCGTCGGCATACGTCCCTGTGATGCCTATGCCATGAAGCTAATGGATAAAAATTTCATTACACCTCAGTATCAGGATCCCTGGTGGGTCAAACGTAGGGAAGAGACTATTTTAATAGGTTACGGTTGCACAGAGCCCTGTTCAACCTGTTTTTGCTCTTCCGTTGGGTCGGATCCCTTTGATACCAGGGGATTGGACATATTGGTTGTTAATGTTGATGGAGGCTTTGCCGTATCGTTTGTATCCGAGCGGGGTAAAGAATTGTTGCGTAACGAGCCTTTGGGAGCCAGAGCTTTATCAGGATCGGAGGAAAGAGCCCTTCAAGATAAAATGGCAGATTCAAGATCGGTAATGCCTCGTCTGTGGGATGAAAAAGCTGTCGCTACGAGACCACTTCTTGACATTTTTAATGCGCCCTTTTGGGAAGATGTGCAGTTTTCCTGTATAAACTGCGGCACCTGCACATTTCTCTGTCCAACTTGCTGGTGTTTTGACATTCAGGATGAGGTGTTTAAAGAGCGAGGTTGCCGAGTTCGGTTGTGGGATTCCTGTATGTTCCCACTTTTTACACTGCATGCGTCGGGGCACAATCCCAGGTCTCAGAAGCTTCAGCGAGTCAGGCAACGTTTCATGCATAAGCTTAAATATTACGTAGATAAATATCGTGACGGTGTAGCTTGCGTTGGTTGCGGGCGATGTGTGCAATTTTGCCCTGTAAACATAGACATTCGCGAAGTCATGCGGCTCATGGTGTCACATTGTCAGTGTGCTCTGTGA
- a CDS encoding cobalamin-dependent protein (Presence of a B(12) (cobalamin)-binding domain implies dependence on cobalamin itself, in one of its several forms, or in some unusual lineages, dependence on a cobalamin-like analog.), whose amino-acid sequence MNRAYFLEAVREKLEIWEKSGIPPRWSLLEELKKLQSLRISLGLSSICENPPRLITATLDDGWGLGIEVIHMACNALGIPYNFLGLMKTPEEIVDACASDPPDIVGVTVIQEDSAEELLRLRRLLQPNILILAGGPGLKDPAEISHENNLIIVKNVSHFIRMIIDVTI is encoded by the coding sequence ATGAACAGAGCCTATTTCTTAGAAGCTGTCAGGGAAAAGCTGGAGATTTGGGAAAAAAGCGGCATTCCACCCAGGTGGAGTTTACTTGAAGAACTGAAGAAACTGCAGAGTCTCAGGATTTCTCTGGGGTTAAGTTCTATCTGTGAAAATCCACCCAGACTTATAACCGCTACTCTGGATGATGGTTGGGGACTGGGAATTGAAGTAATACATATGGCTTGCAATGCTTTGGGCATTCCCTATAATTTTCTCGGGTTAATGAAGACCCCAGAAGAAATTGTAGATGCCTGTGCATCAGATCCACCGGACATCGTTGGCGTCACGGTAATTCAGGAAGATTCAGCGGAAGAACTCCTGCGTCTTAGACGGCTTCTACAGCCAAATATCTTAATTCTTGCAGGAGGTCCCGGCTTGAAAGATCCAGCAGAAATCTCTCATGAAAACAATTTGATAATCGTAAAAAATGTGTCTCATTTCATCAGGATGATTATTGACGTAACCATATAG
- the tatB gene encoding Sec-independent protein translocase protein TatB: MFDIGFQEIIVILLVALIVVGPKNLPQVGRALGRAFAEFRRAMAEVKDAVESNEVVKEFKEEYEKARSGIRKIPEEYTEAHQAKQDDSKEKPGDNQGSEEKRKTLPVQEGALPSAQNGKKLEETEKNVSKET; the protein is encoded by the coding sequence ATGTTTGATATAGGCTTTCAAGAGATCATAGTAATACTTTTGGTAGCTCTTATAGTTGTGGGACCGAAGAATCTGCCCCAGGTCGGGCGAGCTCTTGGTAGAGCCTTTGCCGAATTTCGAAGAGCTATGGCTGAGGTCAAAGACGCTGTTGAGTCTAACGAAGTGGTGAAGGAATTTAAGGAAGAATACGAAAAAGCTCGAAGTGGCATTAGAAAGATCCCGGAAGAATACACTGAAGCCCATCAGGCTAAACAGGATGATTCAAAAGAAAAACCCGGGGACAATCAAGGTTCTGAAGAAAAACGAAAGACTCTCCCGGTTCAAGAAGGCGCTTTGCCTTCAGCGCAGAATGGCAAAAAATTAGAAGAAACTGAGAAAAATGTCAGTAAAGAAACCTGA